From a single Leptospirillum ferriphilum genomic region:
- a CDS encoding ArsI/CadI family heavy metal resistance metalloenzyme: MKRFHLHLSVEDLEQNIQFYSGIFGEPPTVRKEDYAKWMIDDPRVNFALSRRGKKTGLDHLGIQAEDKQELEDLQDRFRNAGMPVLEQREAACCYSRSDKHWTVDPQGLAWEAYQTLEGIPVFGEAESTSGESACCVPSISLIRPS, encoded by the coding sequence ATGAAACGTTTTCATTTGCATCTTTCGGTCGAGGATCTGGAACAGAATATCCAGTTTTATTCGGGCATTTTCGGAGAGCCTCCGACAGTCCGGAAGGAAGATTACGCAAAATGGATGATCGACGATCCCCGGGTCAATTTTGCTCTTTCCCGGCGGGGGAAAAAAACGGGCCTCGATCACCTCGGGATCCAGGCGGAGGACAAACAGGAGCTGGAAGACCTTCAGGACCGCTTTCGCAACGCGGGGATGCCGGTCTTGGAGCAGAGGGAGGCCGCCTGCTGCTATTCCCGCTCCGACAAGCACTGGACTGTGGATCCCCAGGGTCTGGCCTGGGAGGCGTATCAGACTCTGGAAGGGATTCCTGTTTTCGGGGAAGCGGAGTCCACGTCCGGGGAGTCGGCTTGCTGTGTGCCATCCATTTCGCTGATCCGTCCGTCCTGA
- a CDS encoding ArsR/SmtB family transcription factor, which produces MNDKEAISLFDALAQESRLAIFRLLVRGGSQGMNASTLSVRLSIPPPTLSFHLRTLCQCGLVEVQRKGRFMIYRANISLVTELTGFLLENCCAESPGEPCLSPEVVQDRNQKVQEVP; this is translated from the coding sequence ATGAACGACAAAGAAGCCATCTCCCTGTTTGATGCTCTGGCACAGGAATCCCGACTGGCAATCTTCCGGCTTCTGGTCCGGGGGGGATCACAGGGGATGAATGCCTCGACGTTGTCCGTTCGCCTGTCGATTCCTCCTCCCACCTTGTCCTTTCATCTGAGAACACTTTGTCAATGCGGACTGGTGGAGGTTCAACGAAAAGGAAGATTCATGATTTACAGGGCCAACATATCCCTTGTCACAGAACTGACGGGATTCCTGCTGGAAAATTGCTGCGCGGAAAGTCCGGGTGAACCCTGTCTTTCCCCGGAGGTTGTCCAGGACAGGAACCAAAAAGTGCAGGAGGTCCCATGA
- a CDS encoding SIR2 family NAD-dependent protein deacylase — MTDSDPLKDIHRLLRQSDSLLITAGAGMGIDSGLPDFRGTHGFWRAYPALGEAGLSFEEMANPRAFRANIRQAWGFYGHRLNLYRRTDPHQGFQDLLDLGKQFPGGFFVFTSNVDGQFQKAGFPDDRIVECHGSIHFLQCLNACRSEVWKADSLTPSIDESSCRLLSAPPSCVYCVRPARPNVLMFGDGEWVGQRTRQQMLAFRQWFRSVSRPVVLEIGAGESVPTVRHFGESLGCPLVRINPREWEVPQDSNKVGWAIGAKEGLGILANTYGRKNRLQ; from the coding sequence ATGACCGACAGCGATCCCCTGAAAGACATCCATCGTCTTCTTCGTCAGTCCGACAGCCTCCTGATCACCGCCGGGGCAGGGATGGGGATTGATTCTGGACTTCCGGATTTTCGTGGAACCCATGGATTCTGGAGAGCTTACCCGGCACTGGGAGAAGCCGGGCTGTCCTTTGAAGAAATGGCGAATCCCCGGGCTTTTCGAGCCAATATCCGACAAGCCTGGGGATTTTATGGTCACCGTCTGAACCTCTATCGGCGCACCGATCCCCACCAGGGCTTTCAGGACCTTCTGGATCTTGGAAAACAGTTTCCGGGAGGTTTTTTCGTTTTTACAAGCAATGTGGACGGACAATTTCAAAAGGCGGGCTTTCCGGACGACCGTATCGTCGAATGCCATGGATCCATTCATTTCCTGCAATGTCTGAACGCCTGCCGTTCCGAAGTCTGGAAGGCCGACAGCTTAACGCCAAGCATTGATGAGTCCTCCTGTCGTCTTCTCTCTGCTCCTCCCTCCTGCGTCTATTGCGTCCGTCCCGCGAGACCGAATGTCTTGATGTTTGGAGACGGGGAATGGGTCGGACAAAGAACCCGTCAGCAAATGCTTGCCTTTCGACAGTGGTTCCGGTCCGTTTCCCGACCGGTTGTCCTGGAAATCGGCGCCGGTGAGTCCGTACCGACAGTCCGGCATTTTGGTGAATCGCTCGGGTGCCCTCTTGTCCGCATCAATCCACGGGAATGGGAGGTCCCGCAAGACAGCAATAAGGTAGGATGGGCGATCGGCGCAAAAGAGGGACTGGGAATTCTCGCGAATACCTATGGGCGAAAAAATCGCTTGCAATAA
- a CDS encoding CDGSH iron-sulfur domain-containing protein has protein sequence MGRFSPIVRDEKAGTYYWCSCGESQGQPFCDGSHSRKHTGKAPLEVKIESDRKVAWCTCKQSSKKPFCDGTHSRVS, from the coding sequence ATGGGTCGTTTTTCCCCGATTGTCCGGGACGAAAAAGCGGGTACATATTACTGGTGCTCCTGTGGGGAATCCCAGGGCCAACCATTTTGCGACGGCTCTCATAGCCGGAAACACACCGGAAAGGCTCCGCTTGAGGTCAAGATCGAATCCGACCGGAAAGTGGCCTGGTGCACCTGCAAGCAGTCTTCAAAAAAGCCCTTCTGCGACGGAACGCATTCCCGCGTATCCTGA
- a CDS encoding DoxX family protein, which translates to MKAFFSTNDFLSLTIIRIGVGAVLLPHGFQKLLGWFGGFGWGPTIGFFSHSLHIPVFLTVLVILGESLGSVAMLMGFMTRFVATGYILIMLGAIDLVHWQNGFFMNWFGKQAGEGFEYHLLVIAMAASLLVGGGGKWSLDGVIARYLDRA; encoded by the coding sequence ATGAAGGCATTTTTTTCCACGAACGACTTCTTGTCGCTCACGATCATTCGCATCGGAGTTGGTGCGGTCTTGTTGCCTCATGGATTCCAGAAACTTCTGGGGTGGTTTGGAGGATTTGGCTGGGGACCGACGATCGGGTTCTTTTCCCATTCCCTTCACATCCCGGTTTTTTTGACAGTGCTTGTCATTTTGGGTGAATCGCTGGGAAGCGTTGCCATGCTGATGGGATTCATGACCCGTTTTGTCGCGACAGGCTATATCCTGATCATGCTGGGTGCGATTGATCTGGTGCACTGGCAGAACGGATTTTTCATGAACTGGTTTGGAAAGCAGGCGGGAGAAGGTTTCGAGTACCATCTGCTGGTCATTGCGATGGCCGCGTCCCTGCTGGTGGGCGGGGGCGGAAAATGGTCTCTGGACGGGGTGATTGCCCGATACCTCGACAGGGCCTGA
- a CDS encoding MarR family winged helix-turn-helix transcriptional regulator, translated as MEDRRDPVNLEEEPFRMLLRPLAEAYLSFIRESDRHAEKMGLTGGQFDVIATLGDTDGMCCRELSEKTLVTKGTLTGVLDRLERKGLIYGTNSPSDRRIRIIRLTNKGEALFRKVFPEHMDYLKPFFQRALTGAEMKTLKELLLKVRDSFQEEPGSPVG; from the coding sequence ATGGAGGACAGGAGAGACCCGGTCAATCTGGAAGAAGAACCCTTCCGGATGCTCCTGAGGCCTCTGGCGGAAGCCTATCTTTCCTTTATCCGGGAGTCGGACCGCCATGCGGAAAAAATGGGATTGACCGGAGGTCAGTTCGATGTCATTGCCACCCTGGGGGATACCGACGGCATGTGCTGCCGGGAGCTGTCCGAGAAAACACTGGTGACGAAAGGAACGTTAACCGGGGTTCTGGACAGGCTGGAGAGGAAAGGATTGATCTACGGGACCAATTCGCCTTCCGATCGGCGCATCCGGATTATCCGGTTGACGAACAAGGGTGAGGCGCTGTTCAGAAAAGTCTTTCCGGAACACATGGATTATCTGAAACCTTTTTTCCAGAGAGCATTAACAGGTGCAGAAATGAAGACGCTGAAAGAGTTGTTGTTGAAAGTGCGGGACAGTTTTCAGGAAGAACCGGGTTCCCCTGTCGGGTAG
- the mtnB gene encoding methylthioribulose 1-phosphate dehydratase — protein sequence MPESQLIRHANKLYENGWMAGTSGNLSVRTEDGFRITPSGKHKGELSVSDLVLLPSSGVLPTGLPHRPSAEISLHQSIYRNCPDARAVYHVHTVEATVVSEWARSGSLELPPLEMLKGFGWKGGEPSPVLPVFSNHPDVRDIAANLETFFRRKREFLLPGFLIRLHGLTVWGESPDAAFKHVELFDFLFRFMVLSRSVSL from the coding sequence ATGCCTGAAAGCCAGCTGATCCGCCATGCGAATAAACTTTACGAAAACGGCTGGATGGCCGGGACGTCGGGAAATCTTTCCGTCCGGACGGAAGACGGTTTCCGGATCACCCCCAGCGGAAAACACAAGGGGGAATTGTCTGTTTCTGACCTCGTTCTGCTGCCTTCCTCCGGAGTTCTTCCGACAGGCTTGCCCCATCGTCCTTCCGCGGAAATATCCCTTCACCAGTCAATTTACCGGAACTGTCCGGATGCACGCGCGGTTTATCATGTCCATACGGTCGAAGCAACCGTTGTGTCGGAGTGGGCCCGTTCAGGCAGCCTCGAACTCCCGCCTCTGGAAATGCTCAAGGGGTTCGGATGGAAAGGAGGGGAGCCCTCCCCGGTTTTGCCCGTTTTTTCAAATCATCCCGATGTCCGGGATATTGCCGCCAATCTGGAAACGTTTTTCCGACGAAAGCGGGAATTTCTTCTTCCCGGGTTTCTGATCCGGCTCCACGGACTGACCGTGTGGGGCGAATCACCCGACGCGGCATTCAAGCATGTGGAACTCTTCGATTTTCTCTTTCGCTTTATGGTTCTTTCCCGTTCGGTTTCTCTCTGA
- a CDS encoding HAD-IB family phosphatase has product MNPVVFCDFDGTITREETFVELLRTFTPEKSEELIPRMYDLTLSLKDGVRMLLESVESRHYPEMLARMKSAPLREGFLDFLGDLKRRKIPLIVVTGGLEDFVRETLRASIRDVHSVYGLKVNTDGPFLRVCSEWESRTELVSKPRILEWAGKRMCANPPVLIGDSVTDLEAALTCPVVFARDRLARYLTDRKKDYVPFEDFIEIRKAFTEMFPVDA; this is encoded by the coding sequence ATGAACCCGGTGGTCTTTTGCGATTTTGATGGAACGATTACCCGGGAAGAAACGTTTGTGGAACTTCTCCGGACGTTTACTCCGGAGAAGTCTGAAGAGTTGATTCCCCGGATGTACGATCTGACGTTGTCCCTGAAAGACGGTGTCCGGATGCTTCTTGAATCTGTGGAGAGCCGGCACTATCCGGAAATGCTGGCAAGGATGAAGTCCGCTCCCCTGAGGGAAGGGTTTCTTGATTTTCTGGGCGACCTGAAAAGAAGAAAGATTCCCCTGATCGTTGTAACAGGCGGACTGGAAGATTTTGTCCGGGAAACCCTCCGAGCATCGATCAGGGACGTGCATTCCGTTTATGGACTGAAAGTGAACACAGACGGCCCATTTCTGAGAGTGTGTTCGGAGTGGGAGTCCAGGACCGAACTGGTTTCAAAGCCCCGGATTCTGGAATGGGCCGGAAAAAGGATGTGTGCCAACCCTCCGGTTCTGATCGGCGATTCGGTGACAGACCTGGAAGCCGCTCTGACTTGTCCCGTTGTCTTTGCCCGGGACCGTCTTGCACGATATCTGACGGACCGGAAAAAAGACTATGTGCCTTTTGAAGATTTTATCGAAATCCGGAAGGCCTTCACGGAGATGTTTCCCGTTGATGCCTGA
- a CDS encoding 2,3-diketo-5-methylthiopentyl-1-phosphate enolase — protein sequence MEEIVVTYRFGPGADPAKEARIIAVGQTAGTWDERWSSRSADLGRHLGKVQDVRSVEGGFEADVAFPALNVPDGVGALLTMIYGKYSLSGRSRIVDVRLPEEWGLPPRFGIQGIRQRTGVRGRPLFMGIFKPSLGLSPSDLAKILGETAEAGLDIIKDDEIMPDLPGCTALDRIRACRPVLEKARQKRPGQGAMLYAVNLSGSGAGLHEKARLLVKEGANALLLSAPAYGYALLEELASDPEVGVPLFVHPAFAGAYSGASDHGLDWGIVLGTLPVRAGADAVLYPAHYGSLPFSSSNERRIVGKLRQGGVLPVPSAGIHPGILPRLMDDYGPDVALNAGTGIMDHPMGPAAGVRAFFEALDRWENKESFEPGSIPGGPLKAAVGKWGT from the coding sequence TGTGACATACCGGTTTGGTCCGGGTGCAGATCCTGCGAAGGAGGCCCGGATCATTGCGGTGGGACAGACGGCCGGGACATGGGACGAAAGGTGGTCCTCCCGGTCGGCCGATCTGGGGCGTCATCTGGGCAAGGTGCAGGACGTCCGGTCGGTCGAGGGCGGCTTTGAAGCCGATGTGGCGTTTCCGGCCCTGAATGTTCCCGACGGAGTCGGTGCTCTTCTGACAATGATCTATGGAAAATACTCCCTGTCCGGCCGTTCCCGCATCGTGGATGTGCGTCTCCCGGAAGAATGGGGTCTGCCGCCCCGCTTCGGAATCCAGGGGATCCGTCAGAGAACAGGTGTCCGGGGCCGTCCTCTTTTCATGGGAATCTTCAAGCCTTCCCTGGGACTCTCTCCGTCCGATCTGGCAAAGATTTTAGGAGAGACCGCGGAAGCGGGGCTCGACATCATCAAGGATGACGAGATCATGCCGGACTTGCCAGGGTGCACGGCTCTCGACCGGATCCGGGCGTGTCGCCCCGTTCTGGAGAAGGCCCGACAGAAACGGCCGGGCCAGGGGGCCATGCTTTATGCGGTCAATCTCTCAGGGTCTGGCGCAGGATTGCATGAAAAAGCCCGTTTGTTGGTGAAAGAGGGAGCAAATGCCCTGCTCCTCAGTGCTCCTGCCTATGGCTATGCGCTTCTGGAGGAGCTGGCGTCCGATCCGGAGGTCGGGGTTCCCCTGTTTGTCCACCCGGCTTTTGCCGGTGCCTATTCGGGAGCCTCGGATCACGGTCTGGACTGGGGGATCGTTCTGGGGACCCTTCCCGTTCGGGCCGGTGCCGATGCGGTTCTCTATCCTGCGCATTATGGGTCATTGCCTTTCTCTTCCTCTAATGAGCGTCGAATCGTCGGAAAGCTCAGGCAAGGAGGAGTTCTTCCAGTCCCCTCCGCCGGCATTCACCCGGGGATCCTTCCCCGACTGATGGACGACTACGGTCCGGATGTTGCCCTGAACGCCGGAACAGGGATCATGGACCATCCCATGGGACCTGCCGCAGGGGTTCGTGCGTTTTTCGAAGCGCTGGACAGATGGGAAAACAAGGAGTCTTTCGAGCCGGGGTCGATTCCCGGAGGTCCCCTGAAAGCGGCTGTGGGGAAGTGGGGAACATGA